Proteins found in one Canis lupus baileyi chromosome 18, mCanLup2.hap1, whole genome shotgun sequence genomic segment:
- the BET1 gene encoding BET1 homolog, translating to MRRAGLGEGVPPGNYGNYGYANSGYSACEEENERLTESLRSKVTAIKSLSIEIGHEVKHQNKLLAEMDSQFDSTTGFLGKTMGKLKILSRGSQTKLLCYMLLFSLFVFFVIYWIIKLR from the exons ATGAGGCGTGCAGGCCTGG GTGAAGGAGTACCTCCTGGCAACTATGGGAACTATGGCTATGCTAACAGTGGTTATAGTGCctgtgaagaagaaaatgagagactcACTGAAAGTCTCAGAAGCAAAGTAACTGCTATAAAATCT ctttccaTTGAAATAGGCCATGAGgttaaacatcaaaataaattattagctGAAATG GATTCACAGTTTGATTCTACAACTGGATTTCTAGGTAAAACTATGGGAAAACTGAAGATTTTATCTAGAGGGAGCCAAACAAAGCTGCTCTGCTATATGTTGCTGTTTTCATTGTTTGTCTTTTTCGTCATTTATTGGATTATTAAACTGAGGTGA